A genomic window from Paenibacillus sp. FSL K6-0276 includes:
- a CDS encoding response regulator, whose translation MKKLLIIDDEKNIRYGLKTMIEREFPSIYTITMASNGAEGFDIYKTDGADIIITDIRMPVMDGITLLERLSSATVGEKKPAVLILSGYDDFEYAKSAIRYRVKDYLLKPIRRDELFEILKCIDKEQEEHNLSARQQEQEAEHFRRELRSSRLRGLLMQQEVQLEQEQQESLDDLEVPFTVGVLNYYCNDGTRMKPGDVQGLVERLMGPLEKYFSEITTDWDGKLVLLGTRKQDFIELSRQAEAKEIMGLSIGISSEGGSFADLRSCYKEACRALQYTFVYPQVNLLNYADVSQERSNSPLPKEEIRKLLNMLGTEREKEMKHLLAEIFQTEHLKALDLSYLESVGQNINELVLDEVFRVHGEASVEVLKQYRTVGNMYNYRHFHDYYRALENLLLSVSDYIVGVRSAHTEHADMEEALNYIETNYARPLNMAMVSNHVSLNYSYFSEAFKAYTGENFVLYLKKVRIRHAKELLAKGCSKLAGVSEKVGFENSKQFARVFKELEGISPGDYRAKILSEDLS comes from the coding sequence ATGAAGAAGCTACTGATCATTGATGATGAGAAGAATATTCGTTATGGTCTCAAGACTATGATAGAAAGAGAATTTCCGTCCATTTATACCATCACGATGGCGAGTAATGGCGCAGAGGGGTTTGATATCTATAAGACCGACGGTGCAGATATTATTATTACAGATATACGTATGCCTGTTATGGATGGCATTACGCTGTTAGAGCGGTTGTCCTCGGCGACAGTGGGCGAAAAAAAACCAGCAGTGCTGATCTTAAGCGGGTATGACGATTTCGAATATGCAAAAAGCGCGATCCGTTATCGCGTGAAGGATTATTTACTTAAACCGATTCGTAGAGATGAATTATTCGAAATCTTGAAGTGTATAGACAAGGAGCAGGAGGAGCATAATCTCAGCGCAAGGCAGCAGGAGCAGGAAGCAGAACATTTTCGCCGAGAGCTGCGTTCTAGCCGTTTACGTGGGCTGCTTATGCAGCAGGAAGTTCAGTTGGAGCAAGAGCAGCAGGAGAGCCTAGATGACTTGGAGGTTCCTTTTACAGTAGGTGTGTTGAATTACTATTGTAATGACGGAACAAGAATGAAGCCGGGGGATGTTCAGGGGCTGGTTGAACGATTGATGGGACCACTTGAAAAATATTTTTCGGAAATCACAACGGACTGGGACGGTAAATTAGTATTGCTCGGAACCAGAAAACAGGACTTTATAGAGCTGTCCAGACAAGCTGAAGCCAAAGAAATAATGGGATTGTCGATTGGAATAAGTAGTGAAGGAGGAAGTTTCGCAGACCTTCGTTCCTGTTATAAGGAAGCGTGCCGGGCATTACAGTATACTTTTGTATATCCGCAAGTAAACTTGTTGAATTACGCGGATGTGAGTCAAGAACGGTCTAATTCCCCCTTACCGAAGGAGGAAATTCGCAAGCTGCTCAATATGCTTGGAACAGAACGCGAGAAGGAGATGAAGCATCTTCTGGCTGAGATTTTTCAGACCGAGCATTTGAAGGCGCTTGACCTGTCTTATTTGGAGTCGGTGGGACAGAATATCAATGAATTGGTGCTGGATGAAGTATTTCGGGTGCATGGCGAAGCCTCGGTAGAGGTGCTGAAGCAGTATCGTACAGTGGGCAATATGTACAATTATCGTCATTTCCATGATTATTATCGTGCGCTTGAGAATTTGCTCCTGAGTGTGAGTGATTACATTGTAGGGGTACGCTCTGCTCATACGGAGCATGCCGATATGGAGGAAGCACTGAACTATATTGAAACGAACTACGCTCGTCCACTAAATATGGCTATGGTTAGTAACCATGTGTCTTTGAATTATTCTTATTTTAGCGAAGCCTTCAAGGCATATACCGGTGAGAATTTTGTCCTTTACCTAAAAAAGGTACGCATCCGCCATGCTAAAGAACTGCTAGCGAAAGGCTGTAGCAAGCTTGCTGGAGTTTCGGAAAAAGTAGGTTTTGAGAACAGTAAGCAATTTGCCCGTGTCTTTAAAGAGTTGGAAGGGATCTCTCCAGGGGATTATAGAGCCAAAATACTGTCTGAAGATTTGTCGTAA
- a CDS encoding AAC(3) family N-acetyltransferase, translating into MITVQTLAEDFRRLGVQAGMTILLHSSFKSLGQWVAGGPVAVILALEEVLGESGTLVMPTHSSDLTDPAGWSNPPVPESWWQSIREQMPAYDPDLTPLRGMGIIPDCFRRQKGVKRSDHPIHSFAAWGKHRDEIMYGHSFEYGLGEDSPLARIYDLGGSVLLLGVGNLNNTSLHLAEYRAFYEEKKEVFGGAPMMVDGHRQWVEFKELDWNSDDFVELAEQFGQETGLITYGQIASATAQLIPQREIVDYAVNWMERNRK; encoded by the coding sequence TTGATTACGGTTCAGACGTTGGCAGAGGATTTTCGGCGACTGGGTGTACAGGCGGGGATGACGATTCTACTGCATTCATCCTTCAAATCACTAGGCCAATGGGTGGCAGGTGGACCGGTTGCCGTTATTTTGGCGCTTGAGGAGGTCCTTGGAGAATCAGGCACGCTTGTGATGCCGACTCATTCTAGCGATCTAACGGACCCTGCTGGCTGGAGTAACCCGCCGGTTCCCGAGTCGTGGTGGCAGAGTATCCGTGAGCAGATGCCGGCTTATGATCCAGACTTGACTCCACTGAGAGGGATGGGGATTATTCCGGATTGCTTCCGTAGGCAAAAAGGGGTAAAGCGCAGCGATCACCCCATTCATTCATTTGCAGCTTGGGGAAAGCATAGGGATGAGATTATGTATGGTCACTCCTTCGAATACGGTTTGGGGGAAGACTCTCCACTAGCTCGTATTTATGATCTGGGTGGAAGTGTGCTGCTGCTAGGCGTAGGAAATCTAAATAACACTTCATTACATCTTGCTGAATACCGGGCCTTCTATGAAGAAAAGAAGGAAGTCTTTGGCGGGGCACCCATGATGGTGGATGGTCATAGACAGTGGGTGGAATTCAAGGAGCTAGATTGGAACTCTGACGATTTCGTTGAACTGGCTGAGCAATTCGGGCAAGAGACAGGGCTCATTACATATGGTCAGATCGCCTCAGCTACAGCCCAATTGATTCCACAGCGTGAAATCGTTGACTATGCGGTGAACTGGATGGAGCGAAACAGGAAGTAG